A single genomic interval of Mangifera indica cultivar Alphonso chromosome 5, CATAS_Mindica_2.1, whole genome shotgun sequence harbors:
- the LOC123217741 gene encoding transcription termination factor MTEF18, mitochondrial-like isoform X1, with protein MPIHESVSTIFSRHLSSLPKFPRISSKYKQQAIKQAQQAVTDYLHQTKSIPFTYADYISRYSLYNLFNLISSADVPYKTSESNFSSSIIRFLRYHPINEFEFFFESIGIHYSEVSKFLPANKFFFSDDRNVLNAAQALSDFGFPWNMLGRLYKEEVSIFSKSYEDITSRLFGFRNDYGFGTFTVIGVCLSFPHVLLVEDDELLDDLKRVFLDFDLVCYADENVDSWYEICKKIRLFYDWGCEKGKLGDLVGENKRIFVDHSEGVLAQKVDYLCRFGVRKVDVALLLLKCPEILSFDLETQVISVEGFLRHFGLSAKEMKLISEKYPYILGRNKMANLPHVMRAANLQDWFFDKIKNGNHQLLGNYALSNPAEDFNQEFGDGLEKIKSSRRCLHTMNKLAFLHGIGYGENALTMKVLSRLHGSSSKLQGRFDCLLYCGIEFWKLCRMIRLNPKFMSQDPEIIEQKVYFLCHNLASLDVLDMFPSFLCYDLEYRIKPRCRFHMWLTEKGVSTKNYSIVSMVALGEKTFITRIYGIHPAAPKQWLECFLCKRPSNNC; from the coding sequence ATGCCCATTCATGAATCTGTATCCACAATCTTTTCCCGCCATTTGAGTTCACTACCAAAATTCCCAAGAATCTCATCCAAGTACAAGCAACAAGCCATCAAACAAGCGCAGCAAGCAGTTACTGACTATCTTCACCAGACAAAGTCCATCCCATTCACGTATGCAGATTACATCAGTCGATATTCTTTATACAATCTCTTCAATCTGATTTCAAGTGCTGACGTTCCTTATAAAACCTCTGAATCTAATTTCTCTAGTTCCATCATTAGATTCCTCAGGTACCACCCCATTAACgaatttgagtttttcttcGAAAGTATTGGAATACATTACAGTGAAGTAAGTAAATTTTTGCCTGCtaataagtttttcttttcgGATGATCGAAATGTGTTGAATGCTGCTCAGGCGCTTTCGGATTTTGGCTTTCCTTGGAATATGTTGGGGAGGTTGTATAAAGAAGAAGTTTCGATTTTTAGTAAGAGTTATGAAGATATAACGTCTAGGCTCTTTGGGTTTAGAAATGATTATGGGTTCGGTACTTTTACCGTGATTGGTGTATGTTTATCCTTTCCTCATGTGTTGTTGGTTGAGGATGATGAACTGCTTGATGATCTGAAAAgggtttttttggattttgatttaGTGTGTTATGCAGACGAAAATGTGGATTCTTGGTATGAAATTTGCAAGAAGATTCGGTTGTTTTATGATTGGGGTTGTGAGAAGGGGAAGTTAGGCGACTTGGTGGGTgagaataaaagaatatttgttGACCATTCAGAAGGGGTTTTGGCTCAAAAGGTGGATTACTTGTGTAGATTTGGCGTTAGGAAGGTGGATGTAGCTTTGTTGCTTCTTAAATGCCCAGAGATCCTGAGTTTTGATTTGGAGACACAAGTAATTTCTGTGGAGGGATTTTTGAGACATTTTGGATTGAGTGCAAaggaaatgaaattaatatcTGAAAAGTACCCGTATATACTGGGAAGAAATAAAATGGCAAATTTGCCTCATGTGATGAGGGCGGCAAATCTGCAAGATTGGTTCTTTGACAAGATCAAGAATGGAAATCATCAACTGTTAGGGAATTATGCCTTAAGCAATCCTGCTGAAGATTTCAATCAAGAATTTGGGGATGGCTTGGAGAAGATCAAATCTTCAAGACGTTGTCTTCATACAATGAACAAGTTGGCATTCTTGCATGGAATTGGTTATGGTGAAAATGCTTTGACTATGAAGGTATTATCTCGCTTGCATGGCAGTAGTAGTAAGTTGCAAGGTCGATTTGATTGCCTTCTCTATTGTGGGATTGAATTCTGGAAGCTCTGTAGGATGATAAGATTGAATCCAAAGTTCATGAGTCAGGACCCAGAAATTATAGAACAGAAGGTGTACTTCCTCTGCCATAACTTGGCTTCTTTGGATGTCCTTGATATGTTTCCGTCATTTTTGTGTTATGACTTGGAGTACAGGATTAAGCCCAGGTGCAGATTCCACATGTGGCTTACAGAGAAAGGTGTGTCTACCAAAAATTACTCCATTGTGAGCATGGTTGCTCTTGGCGAAAAGACTTTCATAACTCGCATCTATGGAATTCACCCTGCTGCTCCAAAACAGTGGTTGGAGTGTTTCTTGTGCAAAAGACCTAGTAATAATTGCTAG
- the LOC123217741 gene encoding transcription termination factor MTEF18, mitochondrial-like isoform X2 — protein sequence MPIHESVSTIFSRHLSSLPKFPRISSKYKQQAIKQAQQAVTDYLHQTKSIPFTYADYISRYSLYNLFNLISSADVPYKTSESNFSSSIIRFLRYHPINEFEFFFESIGIHYSEVSKFLPANKFFFSDDRNVLNAAQALSDFGFPWNMLGRLYKEEVSIFSKSYEDITSRLFGFRNDYGFGTFTVIGVCLSFPHVLLVEDDELLDDLKRVFLDFDLVCYADENVDSWYEICKKIRLFYDWGCEKGKLGDLVGENKRIFVDHSEGVLAQKVDYLCRFGVRKVDVALLLLKCPEILSFDLETQVISVEGFLRHFGLSAKEMKLISEKYPYILGRNKMANLPHVMRAANLQDWFFDKIKNGNHQLLGNYALSNPAEDFNQEFGDGLEKIKSSRRCLHTMNKLAFLHGIGYGENALTMKVLSRLHGSSSKLQGRFDCLLYCGIEFWKLCRMIRLNPKFMSQDPEIIEQKD from the exons ATGCCCATTCATGAATCTGTATCCACAATCTTTTCCCGCCATTTGAGTTCACTACCAAAATTCCCAAGAATCTCATCCAAGTACAAGCAACAAGCCATCAAACAAGCGCAGCAAGCAGTTACTGACTATCTTCACCAGACAAAGTCCATCCCATTCACGTATGCAGATTACATCAGTCGATATTCTTTATACAATCTCTTCAATCTGATTTCAAGTGCTGACGTTCCTTATAAAACCTCTGAATCTAATTTCTCTAGTTCCATCATTAGATTCCTCAGGTACCACCCCATTAACgaatttgagtttttcttcGAAAGTATTGGAATACATTACAGTGAAGTAAGTAAATTTTTGCCTGCtaataagtttttcttttcgGATGATCGAAATGTGTTGAATGCTGCTCAGGCGCTTTCGGATTTTGGCTTTCCTTGGAATATGTTGGGGAGGTTGTATAAAGAAGAAGTTTCGATTTTTAGTAAGAGTTATGAAGATATAACGTCTAGGCTCTTTGGGTTTAGAAATGATTATGGGTTCGGTACTTTTACCGTGATTGGTGTATGTTTATCCTTTCCTCATGTGTTGTTGGTTGAGGATGATGAACTGCTTGATGATCTGAAAAgggtttttttggattttgatttaGTGTGTTATGCAGACGAAAATGTGGATTCTTGGTATGAAATTTGCAAGAAGATTCGGTTGTTTTATGATTGGGGTTGTGAGAAGGGGAAGTTAGGCGACTTGGTGGGTgagaataaaagaatatttgttGACCATTCAGAAGGGGTTTTGGCTCAAAAGGTGGATTACTTGTGTAGATTTGGCGTTAGGAAGGTGGATGTAGCTTTGTTGCTTCTTAAATGCCCAGAGATCCTGAGTTTTGATTTGGAGACACAAGTAATTTCTGTGGAGGGATTTTTGAGACATTTTGGATTGAGTGCAAaggaaatgaaattaatatcTGAAAAGTACCCGTATATACTGGGAAGAAATAAAATGGCAAATTTGCCTCATGTGATGAGGGCGGCAAATCTGCAAGATTGGTTCTTTGACAAGATCAAGAATGGAAATCATCAACTGTTAGGGAATTATGCCTTAAGCAATCCTGCTGAAGATTTCAATCAAGAATTTGGGGATGGCTTGGAGAAGATCAAATCTTCAAGACGTTGTCTTCATACAATGAACAAGTTGGCATTCTTGCATGGAATTGGTTATGGTGAAAATGCTTTGACTATGAAGGTATTATCTCGCTTGCATGGCAGTAGTAGTAAGTTGCAAGGTCGATTTGATTGCCTTCTCTATTGTGGGATTGAATTCTGGAAGCTCTGTAGGATGATAAGATTGAATCCAAAGTTCATGAGTCAGGACCCAGAAATTATAGAACAGAAG GATTAA
- the LOC123217072 gene encoding poly(rC)-binding protein 4-like isoform X1, whose product MADQGEISVNATEPNATAAVASTESKAQPEVTGKRHREDGECEESGSKRRAKAQDVLFRILVPSRQIGKVIGKEGHRIQKIREETKATIKIADAIARHEERVIIISSQDSENVVSDAENALQQIATLILKEDDSNVEASKVTAGHVAANTIRLLIAGSQAGCLIGMSGQNIEKLRNSSGATIVILAPNQLPLCASAHESDRVVLISGDVPAVLKALVEIGYQLRENPPRQVISINPTYNYSAVRPAQPVVDPTSGYSMLLKSNTSEYVTFEMMISETLVGGLIGRCGSNISRIRNESGAMIKVYGGKGEQKHRHIQFGGSAQQVALAKQRVDEYIYSQLIQQAAAQQSL is encoded by the exons ATGGCCGATCAAGGAGAAATTTCAGTGAACGCCACAGAACCCAACGCAACCGCCGCCGTCGCCAGCACCGAATCAAAAGCACAGCCTGAAGTCACCGGAAAGCGCCACCGCGAAGACGGAGAGTGTGAAGAGTCAGGTTCGAAACGAAGAGCTAAAGCACAAGATGTGTTATTTCGAATATTGGTGCCTTCGAGGCAGATCGGAAAGGTCATCGGAAAAGAAGGACATAGAATCCAGAAGATTCGAGAAGAAACCAAGGCCACTATTAAAATAGCCGATGCTATTGcc CGACATGAAGAGCGAGTGATCATTATAAGTTCCCAAGATAGTGAAAACGTGGTTTCTGATGCTGAAAATGCGCTCCAACAAATAGCTACTTTGATTCTAAAG GAAGATGATAGCAATGTAGAGGCTTCAAAAGTAACTGCAGGGCATGTGGCTGCTAACACAATAAGACTTTTGATTGCTGGGTCTCAAGCAGGTTGTCTAATTGGGATGTCTGgtcaaaacattgaaaaattgaGGAATTCTTCTGGTGCCACAATTGTGATTCTTGCTCCAAATCAGTTACCTTTATGTGCATCTGCTCATGAATCTGATCGAGTTGTACTG ATATCCGGTGATGTTCCTGCAGTGTTAAAGGCATTGGTAGAGATTGGTTATCAGCTCAG gGAAAACCCACCCCGACAAGTGATATCCATTAACCCAACATACAATTATAGTGCAGTAAGGCCAGCACAACCGGTTGTGGATCCTACTTCAGGTTATTCCATGCTTCTCAAATCAAATACTT CTGAATATGTAACATTTGAGATGATGATTTCGGAAACATTGGTTGGTGGGCTGATTGGAAGGTGTGGCTCCAACATTTCGAGGATCAGAAATGAATCTGGAGCAATGATTAAA GTATATGGTGGAAAAGGTGAACAGAAACATAGGCATATTCAGTTTGGCGGTAGTGCTCAACAG GTAGCATTGGCAAAACAGAGAGTTGATGAATACATATATTCCCAGTTGATACAACAAGCTGCTGCTCAACAGTCTCTGTAA
- the LOC123217072 gene encoding poly(rC)-binding protein 4-like isoform X2 codes for MADQGEISVNATEPNATAAVASTESKAQPEVTGKRHREDGECEESGSKRRAKAQDVLFRILVPSRQIGKVIGKEGHRIQKIREETKATIKIADAIARHEERVIIISSQDSENVVSDAENALQQIATLILKEDDSNVEASKVTAGHVAANTIRLLIAGSQAGCLIGMSGQNIEKLRNSSGATIVILAPNQLPLCASAHESDRVVLISGDVPAVLKALVEIGYQLRENPPRQVISINPTYNYSAVRPAQPVVDPTSAEYVTFEMMISETLVGGLIGRCGSNISRIRNESGAMIKVYGGKGEQKHRHIQFGGSAQQVALAKQRVDEYIYSQLIQQAAAQQSL; via the exons ATGGCCGATCAAGGAGAAATTTCAGTGAACGCCACAGAACCCAACGCAACCGCCGCCGTCGCCAGCACCGAATCAAAAGCACAGCCTGAAGTCACCGGAAAGCGCCACCGCGAAGACGGAGAGTGTGAAGAGTCAGGTTCGAAACGAAGAGCTAAAGCACAAGATGTGTTATTTCGAATATTGGTGCCTTCGAGGCAGATCGGAAAGGTCATCGGAAAAGAAGGACATAGAATCCAGAAGATTCGAGAAGAAACCAAGGCCACTATTAAAATAGCCGATGCTATTGcc CGACATGAAGAGCGAGTGATCATTATAAGTTCCCAAGATAGTGAAAACGTGGTTTCTGATGCTGAAAATGCGCTCCAACAAATAGCTACTTTGATTCTAAAG GAAGATGATAGCAATGTAGAGGCTTCAAAAGTAACTGCAGGGCATGTGGCTGCTAACACAATAAGACTTTTGATTGCTGGGTCTCAAGCAGGTTGTCTAATTGGGATGTCTGgtcaaaacattgaaaaattgaGGAATTCTTCTGGTGCCACAATTGTGATTCTTGCTCCAAATCAGTTACCTTTATGTGCATCTGCTCATGAATCTGATCGAGTTGTACTG ATATCCGGTGATGTTCCTGCAGTGTTAAAGGCATTGGTAGAGATTGGTTATCAGCTCAG gGAAAACCCACCCCGACAAGTGATATCCATTAACCCAACATACAATTATAGTGCAGTAAGGCCAGCACAACCGGTTGTGGATCCTACTTCAG CTGAATATGTAACATTTGAGATGATGATTTCGGAAACATTGGTTGGTGGGCTGATTGGAAGGTGTGGCTCCAACATTTCGAGGATCAGAAATGAATCTGGAGCAATGATTAAA GTATATGGTGGAAAAGGTGAACAGAAACATAGGCATATTCAGTTTGGCGGTAGTGCTCAACAG GTAGCATTGGCAAAACAGAGAGTTGATGAATACATATATTCCCAGTTGATACAACAAGCTGCTGCTCAACAGTCTCTGTAA
- the LOC123217071 gene encoding putative uncharacterized protein DDB_G0270496 yields MGLSSKRARKAMESDSDLEDPLENEKMPMDKEGQYNYDVEDDEEGGDEEEEWSFEEEEDGSDEQNDSHKDDEMEQLEKEYMELRQQELNVLKNLKSHKDEDIRKGQAAKNQKALWDKTLEFRFLLQKAFSSSNRLPQEPVRSSFCDSDEAVSVAYSDLIASSKKTLDALLELQEALIEKNPSIAQSLDGNSGQSTKKRSEDSKNFNAEDKEWFQVSQMHGRIASFRDKSIDKWQRKTQVTTGAAAIKGKLHAFNQNISEQVAAYMRDPGRMIKQMQQRRSTVGVFGAVPEGMSDKGEEANADGDPEILDDSEFYQQLLKEFFETIDPSSSETAFYAMKKLQTKKRKIVDRRASKSRKIRYNVHEKIVNFMAPQPMSLPAMASKLFENLFGLKTQKPAGA; encoded by the exons ATGGGTTTGTCTTCAAAGCGAGCAAGGAAAGCAATGGAGAGTGACAGTGATTTGGAAGACCCTCTTGAAAATGAGAAGATGCCA ATGGACAAGGAGGGACAATACAATTATGATGTTGAGGACGATGAGGAAGGAGGAGATGAAGAAGAGGAGTGGTCAtttgaggaagaagaagatggcaGTGATGAGCAAAATGATAGCCATAAGGATGATGAAATGGAACAGCTTGAGAAAGAATACATGGAACTTCGACAACAGGAATT gAATGTATTGAAGAATCTCAAGAGCCACAAGGATGAAGATATTCGTAAAGGTCAGGCAGCAAAGAATCAGAAG GCTCTCTGGGACAAAACCTTGGAATTCCGATTTTTACTTCAGAAAGCCTTCTCAAGTTCGAATAGACTACCACAG GAGCCAGTTAGGTCATCATTTTGTGATTCAGATGAAGCTGTCAGTGTGGCATATTCAGACCTAATTGCATCATCCAAAAAAACTTTAGATGCTCTATTGGAACTTCAAGAG GCTTTGATCGAGAAGAATCCATCCATTGCTCAATCGTTAGATG GTAATTCTGGACAATCAACTAAAAAGCGTTCGGAAGATTCTAAGAACTTTAATGCTGAGGACAAAGAATGGTTTCAAGTTTCTCAAATGCATGGGAG AATAGCTTCTTTCAGAGACAAATCAATTGACAAATGGCAGAGAAAGACACAGGTGACAACTGGTGCTGCTGCTATTAAAGGGAAGTTGCACGCTTTTAACCAG AATATTAGTGAACAAGTTGCCGCTTATATGAGGGATCCAGGTAGAATGATTAAGCAGATGCAACAGAGAAGGTCAACTGTTGGCGTTTTTGGGGCT GTTCCTGAAGGAATGAGCGATAAAGGAGAG gAGGCAAATGCTGATGGTGACCCTGAAATTTTGGATGACTCTGAATTCTATCAACAAttattgaaagaattttttgagACAATTGACCCATCATCCTCAG AGACAGCGTTCTATGCTATGAAAAAACTgcaaacaaaaaagagaaaaattgttgatAGGCGGGCCTCAAAGAGTCGTAAGATTAG ATATAACGTCCACGAAAAGATCGTCAATTTTATGGCGCCTCAGCCCATGAGCCTTCCCGCTATGGCttctaaattatttgaaaatttgtttggGTTGAAAACCCAGAAACCTGCTGGTGCATGA